The Oncorhynchus mykiss isolate Arlee chromosome 17, USDA_OmykA_1.1, whole genome shotgun sequence genomic interval TCAATAAATCAGAAATCAGCCAGGTGTTTGAGATCGCACTGAAGAGGAACATGCCTGTCAACTTTGAGGTAGTTAGGCTATAGTCCCGCATTGGCTTAACAGTCATTTAGATTGATCAAGTCCAGTTTGAACAAATCATTTGTCCTCTCAATGACCTACCTTTCCATTGATACGCCTATTTctaatttgttttgtctttctctAACGTCGTTCCTCCTCCGACCCACAGGTTCTGAAGGAGGCAGGCCCGCCTCACATGAAGAGCTTCATGGTGTGTGTGGCGGTGGGCGAGTTCTGTGGCGAGGGCGAGGGCAAGAGTAAGAAGATCGCTAAAAAGCTGGCAGCTACAGCCGTGCTGGAGGAACTGAGGAGACTGCCCCAGCTGTCCCCCAGCGTGGAGAAGATTCAGCCAGCACGCATTAAGAAGAAAACCAAGTCCATTATTAAGGTGAAAGGACCAGGGGGATTAGGTCAGGGAGTGTAGAGAGCAGTAAAGCATCTTTGTTATCCCAGATGGTAAATTTGCTAGCTAACAGTGAGTAAAGGTACTGTACATCATAAAAAAAAAGAACAAGTGCTTCTAAGATATTCATTTTTAAAGGGACGTGCAACAGGAGGGAAAGGAGGGGTGATGAGGAAAGCTTTTGTAGAGTTGGAAAATTGTTTCTAAGGAATCTTTGTTCTTGTGTGTAATGCGAAATATCCCTCTTTTTcgcgctctctttttctcctggctcccccccccccccccccccagctgcagACCAGTCCAGAGTATGGGCAGGGCATGAACCCCATCAGCAGACTGGCTCAGATCCAGCAGGCTAAGAAAGAGAAGGAGCCAGAGTATAGCATGATGACGGAGAGGGGGCTGCCCAGACGCAGGGAGTTCGTCATGCAGGTAAAACAGGAGGCTCAAATAGCCTAGCCTGCTCTTGACCAAATCAACCCCATAGTGCCTATTCTCTAGGCCTAGAGCACTAGTGGAGGTCTGAGGGGATTGGACAGGTGTGAACAAATATGGCAAACAAGACACCCATCCTATCAGAGGGCAATTTAGCGCCATATTGCGTATGTCTATCTAGGCTTGGGGGCCAATTTAAATTTTCATTCTGACCTGTTTTGTGGTCATCAGGTGACTGTGTGTGGCCATTGTGCGGAGGGCTTAGGCCCCAGTAAGAAGGTAGCGAAGAGGAACGCAGCAGAGAAGATGCTTGAGCTTCTAGGTTTCAAAGTGCCACCGCCTCAGCCCCACAAACCTGCGCTCAAAACGGACGAAAAGGTACAGTATGTCCCCAAGAGCCACCGGAGGCATACCAGCCAGGCAACTGGTTTAGTTAGACCCTACTCATGTGCTCATCTAGCCAGCAGTACACAGCAGAGTAGTTTGTGTTGACTAGATTGACTGTTGAGCAGCCAACTGACGTGTGCTTTTTCTGTTGATCATGTAACCCAAGGTCCTGCAGAAGAAAAATGGAGACGGGAGGAAAGTGACCTTCTTCGAGCCGGGCTCTGTAGAAGAGAGCCAGTCGCTGGGTGAGTTGACCAGGGGCAGGGTTGGAACTACACATGCTTTGATATGTTCTCAGATTTATGTAGTAGACTTTTCTTTTGGATTTGACTTACTTGACTTAAACCCTTTTGTCTCTTTATGGAGCATAGGTCATTCACAATCTTCTTCCAGCGGGCTTGGTGTTGTGCGGGACGACAgatttaggatttttttttttaatcagggAAGCTTTTACATGGGTGTTCCATTCTCCTTCCCAGTGTTttacatgtctgtctctctgtcgccccCTATCTCTCAGGCTCCAAGGCAGAGAACTACCGCCAGCCCTACCTCAGCCACCAGCAGCTCCCAGCAGGCATCCTGCCAATGGTGGCAGAGGTGGCCCAGGCTATAGGGGCCAGCCCCAGTCTGGGGCACCAGAACAAGGGTTACGGCCCCCGGACCAACCCTGCcaaggtgtgtgtgtcagtgtctagTGTGCGTTTTAGTTATCGACGTTATCCTTGATGTTATTTTAGTTCGGTTTcctttgtatatatattttttgtccttTGATGTTCTGTTTTATGTAAATGTGTCTTGGTATAAAGATACGCAGTATGCAAATAAACATTATTGTTAAAGCTGCAGTATAACGTTTTGGGCAacttgaccaaattcacatataaattagttatagatctgtcattcttatTGACAGTAAGTGTAAGAAGCaatagatctgttctatgttctCTTTTTCTATATGTCctgttaagtttagtttttgcgtcttttacttttggcttcaaacagctgaaaatacaatgtttttggtTATTTAAAAGATTTCACAGCAGTtttgatggtacaatgattctctacacttgcTTGTTTTGAAAGTAGTAGGCatactattagaattttagcaagcAGGAAATGGTGGAGAGATCTCTGCTTATTGCACCTTTTTAATGTTATTATATTAAGGCCACCCTGACGGCCATGATCGCCAACGAGCTGCTGTACGCTGGTACCTCCCTGACTGCCGATACCATCCTGAAGAGTCAGAACAGTATGGCTCATCTAGTACCTCACGGACCCCTGACCAGACCCTCCGAACAGCTCAGCTACCTAGCCAACGTACAAGGTCTACAGGTAAACAGACGCAGAGGCGCGCAAGCATGTGCGGACAAACACACCCAGACACAACTTTTTATTCATGTATTTTAGGGTGTTAGTATTAAAAACCCTTTTTTTCTTTGCAGGTGGATTACAAAGACTTCCCCAAAAACAACAAGAATGAATTTGTATCGCTGATCAACTGCTCCTCCCAGCCGCCTCTTATCAGCCACGGCATTGGCAAGGACGTGGAGTCCTGTCACGACATGGTGAGATGCTCTGATGGTTAGACCAGAATCTTGTCCATTAGGACACACCGTAGCTAAACATTTTCATAGATTGGGGGGGGTAGGCATATTGGACATGTTCAGAATATACTTCCCTTTTTCACTTGTACCCTCTGAACACGACCCGGATGCTTTAAATCAGACATATATTGGCACAAGCACTAGGGAAATTATGATCTAGGCTATATCAAATGTTCCAATCCCGTCCACAGGCGGCCTTGAGTGTCCTGAAATTACTGTCAGAGCTGGAccagcagcagcaccagcagcagaCCAATGACAGGACAGGGAGCGGACCAACCTCTGGGTAAGACCACGCGTCTGATGTGGACCAGTACGAGAACACTATTACGGTtgaataatacattttttttcataGGGTTGCAAATCTGGAAACCTTTAAAAAGTTTCAGAAATCCTTGTTTCCCTCCAACTGGAGAATTTGGTCTGTATGACTTGGTAATGCTGATCTGTCTTGTGTTGCTTCTGTAGGTGTGGCAAACAGGACATGGACGGCTGCGACTCTCTCATCATCAAACAGGCTAACTCAAGCA includes:
- the LOC110494086 gene encoding double-stranded RNA-binding protein Staufen homolog 1 isoform X2, with protein sequence MSQFQCPGNLMSSPAASPLQQLSQPQPGYSIPCASGPLPSESASHPLLSSALPSGSATPFSPTSTVSNMANPKEKTPMCLVNELARFNKIQPEYKLLCEQGPAHSKIFSVRLSLGDQHWEAEGTSIKKAQHSAAATALAQTTLPKPSMRNNPRNNTDCMTHTVELNAFCMKLGVKPMYKPIDPYPGMRPSNFNYNIRAPGPYQRSMQQYYYPFPPVGPVLYHMELNIGGQQFHGKGRTRQLAKHDAAAKALKTLQKEPILLQQLPETNGEDTENFNKSEISQVFEIALKRNMPVNFEVLKEAGPPHMKSFMVCVAVGEFCGEGEGKSKKIAKKLAATAVLEELRRLPQLSPSVEKIQPARIKKKTKSIIKLQTSPEYGQGMNPISRLAQIQQAKKEKEPEYSMMTERGLPRRREFVMQVTVCGHCAEGLGPSKKVAKRNAAEKMLELLGFKVPPPQPHKPALKTDEKVLQKKNGDGRKVTFFEPGSVEESQSLGSKAENYRQPYLSHQQLPAGILPMVAEVAQAIGASPSLGHQNKGYGPRTNPAKATLTAMIANELLYAGTSLTADTILKSQNSMAHLVPHGPLTRPSEQLSYLANVQGLQVDYKDFPKNNKNEFVSLINCSSQPPLISHGIGKDVESCHDMAALSVLKLLSELDQQQHQQQTNDRTGSGPTSGCGKQDMDGCDSLIIKQANSSNLGQQTLDGTV
- the LOC110494086 gene encoding double-stranded RNA-binding protein Staufen homolog 1 isoform X1: MSQFQCPGNLMSSPAASPLQQLSQPQPGYSIPCASGPLPSESASHPLLSSALPSGSATPFSPTSTVSNMANPKEKTPMCLVNELARFNKIQPEYKLLCEQGPAHSKIFSVRLSLGDQHWEAEGTSIKKAQHSAAATALAQTTLPKPSMRNNPRNNTVDCMTHTVELNAFCMKLGVKPMYKPIDPYPGMRPSNFNYNIRAPGPYQRSMQQYYYPFPPVGPVLYHMELNIGGQQFHGKGRTRQLAKHDAAAKALKTLQKEPILLQQLPETNGEDTENFNKSEISQVFEIALKRNMPVNFEVLKEAGPPHMKSFMVCVAVGEFCGEGEGKSKKIAKKLAATAVLEELRRLPQLSPSVEKIQPARIKKKTKSIIKLQTSPEYGQGMNPISRLAQIQQAKKEKEPEYSMMTERGLPRRREFVMQVTVCGHCAEGLGPSKKVAKRNAAEKMLELLGFKVPPPQPHKPALKTDEKVLQKKNGDGRKVTFFEPGSVEESQSLGSKAENYRQPYLSHQQLPAGILPMVAEVAQAIGASPSLGHQNKGYGPRTNPAKATLTAMIANELLYAGTSLTADTILKSQNSMAHLVPHGPLTRPSEQLSYLANVQGLQVDYKDFPKNNKNEFVSLINCSSQPPLISHGIGKDVESCHDMAALSVLKLLSELDQQQHQQQTNDRTGSGPTSGCGKQDMDGCDSLIIKQANSSNLGQQTLDGTV